A genomic region of Thermodesulfovibrio aggregans contains the following coding sequences:
- a CDS encoding RluA family pseudouridine synthase: MNLFFQIDNLSEGKRLDVFVSEKLNLSRAKAQEAIENGFVKVNNFLKSKSYKLKLNDLVEIFDEFLPKTEENEGLIPQNIPIEIIYRDEYLIVLSKQAGMVVYPCAGHKDGTLMNALAYHIKKLASVGAPLRPGVVHRLDKDTSGVIVIALDDKAYYGLVEVFKKREVKKEYIALVYGELKGSGRITLPIGRAIYNRKKMSTRAKKAKEAITEWTVVKNFKNYTLVKVRIVTGRTHQIRVHFSAIGHPILGDRIYGKKTHIELGRKRLPILRQMLHAWKIEFKHPITGETLQFEAPLPNDMREIIEVLESI, encoded by the coding sequence ATGAACCTTTTTTTTCAAATTGACAATCTCAGCGAAGGTAAAAGGCTTGATGTTTTTGTCTCTGAAAAATTAAATCTTAGTAGGGCAAAGGCACAAGAGGCGATTGAGAACGGATTCGTTAAAGTTAATAATTTTTTAAAATCAAAAAGTTATAAATTAAAGCTTAATGATTTAGTCGAAATTTTCGATGAATTTTTACCTAAAACTGAAGAAAATGAGGGATTAATTCCACAGAATATACCAATTGAAATAATCTACAGAGATGAATATTTAATTGTGCTGTCAAAGCAGGCTGGTATGGTGGTTTATCCCTGTGCAGGGCATAAAGATGGTACACTGATGAATGCTTTGGCTTATCATATAAAAAAACTTGCCAGCGTTGGTGCACCTTTAAGACCTGGTGTGGTTCACAGACTTGATAAAGATACCTCCGGAGTTATTGTTATTGCTTTGGACGATAAAGCTTATTATGGATTGGTTGAAGTTTTCAAAAAAAGAGAAGTTAAAAAAGAATACATTGCGCTTGTTTATGGAGAATTAAAAGGCAGTGGCAGAATTACGCTTCCAATTGGAAGAGCGATTTATAATAGAAAAAAGATGTCAACGAGAGCAAAAAAGGCAAAAGAAGCAATCACAGAGTGGACAGTAGTTAAAAACTTTAAAAATTACACTCTTGTAAAAGTAAGAATAGTTACTGGAAGAACCCATCAAATAAGAGTTCATTTTTCAGCGATTGGACATCCAATCTTAGGTGATAGAATTTATGGAAAAAAAACACATATAGAGTTGGGCAGGAAAAGATTACCTATATTGAGGCAAATGCTTCATGCTTGGAAAATCGAATTTAAACATCCAATCACTGGTGAAACTCTTCAGTTTGAAGCCCCTCTTCCAAATGACATGAGAGAAATAATTGAGGTACTGGAAAGTATCTAG
- the uvrA gene encoding excinuclease ABC subunit UvrA codes for MQQSIIIKGARQHNLKNIDLVLPRNKIIVITGPSGSGKSSLAMDTIFAEAHRRYLQSLPIELRTIFDQIQKPDVDLIEGLSPAVSVDQKTISKSPRSTVGTITEIYDYLRLLYAKIGTPYCFICGKELISQDIHKMTASILSLPEGTRIQVLAPVVIEKKGEHREIIERAKAEGFIRARIDGKLVELTQNISLKKNIRHTIELVVDRIIIKEKYKNQIKRALELAIKYTQTVVVNIVDKNKDIIFSSTLACPTCGVSLPEIDPRLFSFNSKYGACPRCRGLGYENIEEEEEIDVLTLTPCKLCRGTRLRQEALAIKINEKNIAELSAISIDELKNFLSELKISSHESLIAERILKEIFIKLEFLQKIGVGYLSLNRPAFSLSGGEAQRIRLATQLGSHLSGVLYVLDEPSIGLHPRDCLKLIDSMKELSMRGNTLIVVEHDEKTIMNADLIVELGPGGGRQGGYLTVVSAPEKLIRNKNSITAQYLNNSSKIAIPKERRKSSEFIKIIGAEAYNLKNIDVKIPLGVFVCVTGVAGSGKSTLIFEVLYKALIKKLYNTNVLPGKHKTIEGIEKIDKVVYIDQSPIGRTSRSTPATYTQVMNEIRELFAMLPDARVRGYTKSRFSFNLSGGRCEDCQGEGVKKIKMHLLPDVYVVCDSCKGKRYNEETLQIKYKNKNISEILEMTVSEALEFFSAVPKLRHKLQVMEDIGLGYITLGQPATTLSGGEAQRVKLSKELSKKPTGKTLYILDEPTTGLHMVDIERLLNILQRLVEMGNTVIVIEHDLDIVKCADYIIDLGPEGGTDGGYIVAEGTPEEVAMNPKSYTGKFLREKLGL; via the coding sequence ATGCAGCAAAGCATAATAATAAAAGGTGCAAGGCAGCATAATCTTAAAAATATTGACTTAGTACTTCCAAGAAATAAAATCATCGTTATTACAGGTCCTTCTGGCTCTGGGAAATCCTCTCTTGCGATGGATACAATCTTTGCCGAAGCTCATAGAAGATATCTCCAAAGCCTTCCAATAGAATTAAGAACTATCTTTGATCAAATCCAAAAGCCTGATGTTGATCTTATTGAAGGACTCTCACCAGCAGTATCTGTTGATCAAAAGACAATATCAAAAAGTCCTCGTTCAACAGTGGGAACAATAACAGAGATTTACGATTATCTTAGGCTCCTTTATGCAAAAATTGGAACTCCCTATTGTTTCATATGTGGAAAGGAATTGATTTCTCAAGATATACACAAAATGACTGCCTCCATTCTGAGTTTACCTGAAGGAACAAGAATTCAAGTGTTAGCTCCTGTTGTGATTGAAAAAAAGGGAGAACATAGAGAAATTATAGAAAGAGCTAAAGCTGAGGGATTTATAAGAGCAAGAATAGATGGCAAACTTGTTGAACTCACACAGAACATTTCACTAAAAAAAAATATCAGACACACAATTGAACTTGTTGTAGACAGAATTATCATTAAAGAAAAATATAAAAATCAAATAAAAAGGGCATTAGAACTTGCCATAAAATACACTCAAACAGTTGTAGTAAACATTGTAGATAAAAACAAAGATATCATATTCAGCAGTACCCTTGCCTGTCCAACATGTGGTGTAAGTTTACCAGAGATTGATCCAAGACTTTTCTCTTTTAACAGTAAATATGGCGCATGTCCAAGATGCAGAGGCTTGGGATATGAAAATATTGAAGAAGAGGAAGAAATAGATGTTCTAACCTTAACTCCCTGTAAACTTTGTAGAGGAACAAGACTTAGGCAAGAAGCTCTTGCAATAAAAATTAATGAAAAGAACATAGCAGAATTATCAGCAATTTCCATTGATGAATTAAAAAACTTTCTGTCTGAATTAAAAATTTCTTCCCATGAAAGTCTAATTGCAGAAAGAATACTAAAGGAAATTTTTATTAAACTTGAATTTCTTCAAAAAATTGGAGTTGGATATTTAAGTCTAAATAGACCAGCTTTTAGTCTTTCAGGAGGAGAAGCTCAGAGAATACGCCTCGCAACTCAGCTAGGTTCACATTTAAGCGGAGTTCTGTATGTACTTGATGAACCAAGCATCGGACTACATCCAAGAGATTGCCTTAAACTTATTGATTCAATGAAAGAGCTTTCAATGAGAGGAAATACTTTAATTGTGGTTGAACACGATGAAAAGACTATCATGAATGCTGATCTTATAGTGGAGCTTGGTCCTGGAGGAGGAAGACAAGGTGGGTATCTGACAGTAGTATCTGCTCCAGAAAAACTTATCAGAAATAAAAATTCAATTACTGCTCAATATTTAAATAATTCCAGTAAAATTGCCATACCTAAAGAAAGAAGAAAATCATCTGAATTTATAAAAATTATTGGAGCAGAAGCTTATAATCTTAAAAATATTGATGTTAAAATTCCTCTTGGTGTATTTGTTTGCGTTACAGGAGTGGCTGGTTCAGGGAAAAGCACATTAATATTTGAAGTATTATATAAAGCATTGATAAAAAAGCTATATAACACCAATGTTTTGCCTGGCAAACATAAAACAATTGAAGGTATAGAAAAAATAGACAAAGTTGTCTATATTGACCAATCTCCAATTGGTAGAACTTCTCGTTCAACACCTGCTACATACACTCAAGTTATGAATGAAATAAGAGAACTCTTTGCAATGTTACCTGATGCAAGAGTTCGGGGTTATACTAAATCAAGGTTCAGTTTTAATCTTTCAGGAGGTAGATGTGAAGATTGTCAAGGTGAAGGAGTAAAAAAAATAAAAATGCATCTACTTCCAGATGTATATGTTGTTTGTGATTCATGCAAAGGTAAGAGATATAATGAAGAAACACTTCAAATTAAATATAAAAACAAAAACATTAGTGAAATTCTTGAAATGACAGTGAGTGAAGCACTTGAGTTTTTCTCTGCTGTACCAAAACTGAGACATAAACTCCAGGTAATGGAAGATATAGGACTTGGATATATAACCCTTGGACAGCCAGCAACAACGCTTTCTGGAGGAGAAGCTCAAAGAGTAAAACTTTCTAAAGAACTCAGTAAAAAACCAACAGGTAAAACTCTTTACATTCTTGATGAACCAACAACAGGGTTACACATGGTTGACATAGAAAGGTTACTTAATATACTTCAGCGACTTGTTGAGATGGGAAACACTGTTATAGTAATTGAGCATGACTTAGATATCGTAAAATGTGCTGACTACATAATAGACCTCGGGCCAGAAGGTGGTACAGATGGTGGTTACATTGTTGCAGAAGGAACTCCCGAAGAAGTTGCTATGAATCCTAAATCCTATACTGGAAAATTTTTGAGAGAAAAATTAGGATTATGA
- a CDS encoding DUF3108 domain-containing protein, whose translation MKLRWITVALLISMVAHISIMMALGKIQLNLPSFDFIETYFFQSKKENPKPKIFSKTEQPQHSETEKPAESTQTENSVTEKNTDSQETQSLSQSTVSENTEKVRTLPENNPFTKFINETMKFDIYWMGIYVGSATVSVKGDGNTITITSMVKSASFISNFYYVNDHAESQIENGKPKHFTLVQIEGKYRGNKETIFDYEKGEIVFINHLKNNTTYHKGIDKVFMDVLSGFFYLRTLTINLNEPVAIDIFDSNKFTTVVVQPIKEEKIELSDKQIDAIVIKPQLDTEGLFKRKGDIIIWLSKDNSKIPLKIETKVPVGKVVAELKEYKKD comes from the coding sequence ATGAAACTAAGATGGATCACAGTGGCATTATTAATCTCCATGGTTGCTCATATAAGCATAATGATGGCTCTTGGTAAAATTCAGCTAAATCTACCTTCTTTTGATTTTATAGAAACTTATTTTTTTCAATCTAAAAAAGAAAATCCAAAACCCAAAATATTCTCAAAAACAGAACAACCACAACATTCAGAAACAGAAAAGCCAGCAGAATCAACACAAACTGAAAATTCTGTAACAGAAAAAAATACAGATTCTCAGGAAACTCAAAGCCTCTCTCAATCTACAGTCTCCGAGAATACTGAAAAAGTAAGAACTTTACCAGAAAATAATCCTTTTACAAAATTTATCAATGAAACAATGAAATTTGATATATACTGGATGGGTATATATGTTGGTTCAGCAACAGTTTCTGTCAAAGGTGATGGAAATACAATTACAATAACTTCAATGGTTAAGTCTGCTAGTTTTATTTCAAATTTTTATTATGTTAATGATCATGCAGAAAGTCAGATAGAAAATGGTAAACCAAAACACTTTACATTGGTTCAAATAGAGGGAAAATATAGAGGTAATAAAGAAACAATCTTTGATTACGAAAAGGGAGAAATTGTTTTTATCAATCACCTTAAAAATAATACAACCTATCACAAAGGCATAGATAAAGTATTCATGGATGTTCTTTCGGGATTTTTCTATCTCAGAACCTTAACGATCAACTTAAATGAGCCTGTAGCAATAGATATTTTTGACAGCAATAAATTTACCACTGTTGTGGTCCAGCCAATTAAAGAAGAAAAGATAGAATTATCAGATAAACAGATTGATGCGATTGTTATAAAGCCTCAACTTGATACAGAGGGACTTTTCAAAAGAAAAGGAGATATCATTATCTGGCTAAGTAAAGACAACAGTAAGATTCCATTAAAAATTGAAACAAAAGTTCCTGTAGGAAAAGTAGTAGCGGAGTTAAAGGAATACAAAAAAGATTAA
- a CDS encoding translocation/assembly module TamB domain-containing protein, with the protein MKKKILMSLIISIFVVFLLISKIDVSSLVLKPAINELQDMLGMEVSIEKAYLHFIPLSLEFKNVVVFNAEKEKLTLKKAKFYVGLTKIFSKEIEIRRVVLYSTDFSMKYSNLNKCIESVSNYLKKPTKFPIKLRFNSFEIENLSGSIYTSDLNLNFRESYGRVILKTEPQISVLSSIKLLSSKYPNIDTNMKVFLRIKDNEIILEELKLFDINSLLKSSGKINYINFLGEFIVSGKILFKSIMKIFGMDDGYGEINVDGKVTFDEGRKWQDKIKLNLKFNGGFLLEQLMQILKVSEKLSGVTEIKGEAQGSLSNPQVNAKVSLKKGNILGVKVDEVESHAVYKNGILDFKNGKVKLYGGYAQAHVWITLPKVVAHYAYIELNDVSSNGVFELIHWNPGIAEGIVKGWLVSEGEKFSPKGSFVYLRKGHKPDDLRGKIEWINGNFDSLDKVYRFSLIEVGLSKSQVKAYGYIDTKNSNLNFNFTGSSKDISELLIPYQKGIYGELDFNGKLYGNTEDPEISISFFSKRVNIFIQEIEKSLPEQAFAFNNLKGNIFYKKNLLSINELNGEDISLKGKILFPFSKKLFGIQEPSYDLLFSVKNLSLKNLHIKALDNDIETFLNLQGTIKDKGKITAKINGNSLFLGKNKFIDKFAGSVSLEKDTIVIKSLNIFNDGDLLNASGYLNFNGDVNISGISKTFDITDITQHCMKRFGIKYLEKVKLNNLNFSITGSIKNPAVNAYTNFIAKVKNGRNIDGLIKFNYKQNDLIVELNLMKNIFFTIRGLPDKKHWNISGNFASARIDPFVSAFVNNLPEDLVILVNGNLKGSINDKNFDAQIDFNRVFMRLYGIGLNNKNPVNIKVEKGNVYFTPITLLGQSTELTIKGKIVDYFDILIEGYSDLRPFKALFKVDDLRGSALMQVYIYESRKNPEIVGGVDINNASITLRKDLPSLSNVNATVSFNEDRIVIEKAYGTFSEGTVQLDGTIYLEKFVVKQLGLSGRFSGVRWIFAPRCWAYMDGQIYLTGAYSQPLLSGQINIQRGVYTEKFEWTRLALKSSPPKITVEKNSWLNNLRFNLRVQTSNFFVNNNLATVNLNSDLLLKGSIPEPSLIGWINAKDGWIYFRGSKFEIMQALIQFNDPNSIRPYLNVSARTNVSQYNINLNLNGYIDQFNLILSSNPPLSESELFNLLVLGQNGGSKGIPGGSEAASFITGQMYELLEERVRGLTGLDVMTVEPGISKTTGSIAPRVTVGKKLMDGRLTVTYSTTTGTTAEQIIKVEYLVKKGISLVGIKDEIGGLSGAVKFRFEFR; encoded by the coding sequence TTGAAAAAAAAGATTCTGATGTCGCTTATAATTTCAATTTTTGTAGTGTTTTTACTTATTAGTAAAATTGATGTTTCTTCACTTGTTCTTAAACCAGCTATTAATGAGCTTCAGGATATGCTTGGAATGGAAGTATCAATTGAGAAAGCTTATTTGCATTTTATTCCACTTTCTCTCGAGTTTAAAAATGTTGTCGTGTTTAATGCGGAAAAAGAGAAATTGACACTGAAAAAAGCAAAATTTTATGTGGGGCTAACTAAGATTTTTAGTAAAGAAATAGAAATAAGAAGAGTTGTTCTGTATTCAACTGATTTTTCAATGAAATACTCAAATCTTAACAAGTGTATAGAAAGTGTTTCAAATTACTTAAAAAAACCAACAAAATTTCCAATAAAATTGAGATTTAATTCCTTTGAAATAGAAAATCTCTCTGGCTCAATTTATACCAGTGATTTAAACTTGAATTTTAGAGAGTCTTACGGTAGAGTAATTTTAAAGACAGAACCTCAGATTTCAGTGCTTTCCAGTATAAAACTTCTTTCATCTAAGTATCCCAACATTGATACAAATATGAAAGTTTTTCTTAGAATTAAAGATAATGAAATAATTCTCGAAGAACTTAAACTTTTTGATATAAACTCTCTTTTAAAAAGTTCAGGAAAAATAAACTATATCAATTTCTTAGGAGAATTTATTGTTTCGGGGAAAATTCTTTTTAAATCCATTATGAAGATTTTTGGTATGGATGACGGTTATGGAGAAATTAATGTTGATGGTAAAGTAACATTTGATGAAGGCAGAAAATGGCAGGATAAAATTAAACTGAATTTAAAATTTAATGGCGGTTTTCTTCTTGAACAGTTAATGCAAATTTTAAAAGTTTCTGAGAAATTATCAGGAGTTACTGAAATTAAGGGAGAAGCTCAAGGATCTCTTTCAAATCCTCAAGTTAATGCTAAGGTAAGTTTGAAAAAAGGAAATATTCTTGGAGTTAAAGTAGATGAAGTAGAATCTCATGCTGTGTACAAAAATGGAATATTAGATTTCAAAAATGGGAAAGTAAAACTTTATGGTGGCTATGCTCAGGCTCATGTTTGGATAACTCTTCCCAAAGTGGTAGCTCACTATGCTTATATCGAATTAAATGATGTATCAAGCAATGGAGTTTTTGAACTCATTCATTGGAATCCTGGAATTGCTGAAGGAATAGTAAAAGGCTGGTTAGTCTCAGAAGGAGAGAAGTTTTCTCCAAAAGGTTCATTTGTTTATTTAAGAAAAGGCCATAAACCTGATGATTTAAGAGGAAAAATTGAATGGATAAATGGCAATTTTGACTCTTTAGATAAAGTTTATAGATTTTCCTTGATAGAAGTTGGTTTATCTAAAAGTCAGGTTAAGGCATATGGTTACATAGATACAAAAAATAGTAATCTTAACTTTAATTTTACAGGAAGCAGTAAAGATATAAGTGAGCTTTTAATTCCATATCAAAAGGGCATATATGGAGAATTAGATTTTAATGGAAAATTATATGGAAATACAGAAGATCCTGAAATCTCTATTAGTTTTTTCTCAAAAAGAGTTAACATTTTTATTCAGGAAATAGAAAAATCCCTTCCCGAGCAGGCATTTGCATTTAATAATTTAAAAGGAAATATCTTCTATAAAAAAAATCTCCTATCAATCAATGAATTAAATGGGGAGGATATTTCACTTAAAGGAAAAATTTTATTTCCATTTTCAAAAAAGCTATTTGGTATACAAGAGCCTTCATATGACCTCTTGTTTTCAGTAAAAAACCTGTCTCTAAAAAATCTCCATATAAAAGCTTTGGATAATGATATTGAGACTTTTTTAAATCTACAAGGCACTATAAAAGATAAGGGGAAAATTACAGCTAAAATCAATGGTAACTCCTTATTTTTGGGAAAGAATAAATTTATTGACAAATTCGCAGGATCAGTTTCTCTTGAAAAGGATACAATTGTTATAAAAAGTTTAAATATTTTTAACGATGGAGATTTGTTAAATGCTTCGGGTTATCTGAATTTTAATGGAGATGTAAATATTTCTGGCATATCAAAAACTTTTGATATAACGGATATTACTCAACATTGTATGAAAAGATTTGGCATCAAATATCTTGAAAAAGTAAAATTAAACAATTTGAATTTTTCTATTACCGGTTCAATAAAAAATCCAGCAGTAAATGCATATACTAATTTTATCGCTAAAGTAAAAAATGGTAGAAATATTGATGGCTTAATTAAGTTTAACTATAAACAAAATGATTTAATAGTTGAACTGAATCTTATGAAAAATATCTTTTTTACAATTAGAGGGCTCCCAGATAAAAAACATTGGAATATCTCGGGTAATTTTGCTTCAGCAAGAATTGATCCCTTTGTATCAGCTTTTGTTAATAATTTACCAGAAGATTTAGTTATTTTAGTTAATGGAAATCTAAAAGGTTCAATAAATGATAAAAATTTTGATGCCCAAATTGACTTTAATAGAGTATTTATGAGGCTTTATGGGATAGGACTCAATAATAAAAATCCTGTAAATATCAAAGTAGAAAAGGGTAATGTTTATTTTACTCCCATTACTCTTTTAGGACAATCTACTGAATTAACAATAAAAGGTAAAATAGTTGACTACTTTGATATTCTAATTGAAGGTTATTCTGATTTAAGACCCTTTAAAGCTTTATTCAAAGTTGATGACTTAAGAGGAAGCGCGTTAATGCAGGTTTATATTTACGAAAGCAGAAAAAATCCTGAAATAGTAGGAGGAGTTGACATAAACAATGCATCAATTACTTTAAGAAAAGATCTCCCTTCTTTATCCAATGTAAATGCTACTGTGTCATTTAATGAAGACAGAATTGTAATAGAAAAAGCTTATGGCACATTTTCCGAAGGTACTGTTCAGTTGGATGGAACTATATATCTTGAAAAGTTTGTAGTAAAACAACTTGGACTTTCAGGAAGATTCTCAGGGGTTAGATGGATCTTTGCACCAAGATGCTGGGCATACATGGATGGACAAATTTATCTTACAGGAGCATATTCCCAGCCTTTGCTTTCAGGACAAATAAATATTCAGAGAGGTGTATATACTGAAAAATTTGAATGGACTCGTTTGGCTCTTAAATCAAGTCCTCCAAAAATCACAGTAGAAAAAAACAGTTGGCTTAATAATTTAAGATTTAATTTGCGAGTCCAAACTAGTAACTTTTTCGTTAACAATAATCTCGCAACAGTAAATCTAAATAGTGATCTTCTTTTGAAAGGCAGTATTCCGGAGCCATCATTAATTGGATGGATAAATGCAAAAGATGGATGGATATATTTTAGAGGTAGTAAATTTGAAATTATGCAAGCCCTTATTCAATTCAATGATCCTAACTCAATAAGGCCCTATCTTAATGTTTCAGCAAGGACCAATGTATCACAATATAATATAAATCTGAATTTAAACGGATATATTGATCAGTTTAATCTCATATTAAGCTCAAATCCGCCTCTTTCAGAGTCAGAGTTATTTAATCTGTTAGTATTGGGACAGAATGGAGGAAGTAAGGGCATTCCCGGAGGTTCTGAAGCTGCTTCATTCATTACAGGACAGATGTATGAATTGCTTGAGGAAAGAGTTAGAGGGCTCACTGGACTTGATGTCATGACGGTTGAACCCGGAATATCAAAAACAACAGGTTCTATTGCTCCAAGAGTCACAGTGGGTAAGAAACTCATGGATGGCAGACTCACTGTTACTTACTCCACTACAACTGGAACAACTGCTGAGCAAATAATAAAAGTTGAATACTTAGTCAAAAAAGGAATATCTCTTGTTGGTATAAAAGACGAAATAGGAGGACTTTCAGGTGCAGTTAAGTTTCGTTTTGAGTTTCGTTAG
- a CDS encoding POTRA domain-containing protein: protein MQLSFVLSFVSIFLILFNFVYAEEYIKKLEVNGLKSISEKEFLYLMGVKENQIFTAEEITKGIKRVFLKNVFDDIVVEYKEGVMKISVKEKPFIDKIEIKGNEHFSESFFKKLLTFKKGDRLKEIEIKKNQLNIEEELKKRGFINCRIRIEKNFNENYVNITIYVNEGEPLRIKNIKWEGNFDEYIKNLFSLNVGDPFDKVLLEDFIKNMKKYFAKQGLVGSEITYSFKDGELTLIIKEGKKLDLEFNGVDSLSENDLKNIAMAHFQDKVNDNIIKDTINSLITFYRANGFIDVKIIPLMEEEENKWKITYFVKEGDRRTIEKIEIQTEVSQEEIKNILANKEGYPFNPEELENDRQRIEDYFKTKGYYFAQVLPPQIEEKDNKVKILFKVQKGKQIKIKNIDIEVNDNLLKSEIQKLVKTYEDYPFNEAIFLEIKRKIREVYLKNGYSDATIEGKYEIKDSNAYINLKIEPGNKKYFGKSIILGNEKTKTKFIYQRLLPKENKPYDPYTLEEERQTLYKTGLFSRIDIKPQPQDGTVDLIYNFEETPAGAFEFGFGYGEYEKAKGFAELSYINLFGMNKQIFSRIELSSLEKRSYITYVDPWMWKDLTFKSSLLFERSDIKNIDTKDIIYKLKRYSASAGFEKKFFESFKAEILYEATYSKTWDVMPEVVISDQDIGELFISGIKASLIYDSRDNPFDPTKGWLAGVTSKLSNEFLGSEINFMKSSFYVNKYTELTKGLVLATSLRGGWAWLYGKTENLPISERFFLGGRDTVRGYAQNTLGPKQNNQPTGGNAFLMGNLEFRTYLGKNFFIVNFLDFGNIWKRVGDVDVSNLKYTTGVGLRYKTPVGPLRIDYGYKLNRQAGESHGEIHFSIGHAF, encoded by the coding sequence GTGCAGTTAAGTTTCGTTTTGAGTTTCGTTAGTATTTTTCTGATTTTGTTTAATTTTGTCTATGCAGAGGAATATATCAAAAAATTAGAAGTCAATGGGTTAAAATCAATTTCTGAGAAAGAATTTCTTTATCTTATGGGAGTAAAAGAAAATCAAATTTTTACTGCCGAAGAAATAACCAAAGGAATTAAAAGAGTATTTTTAAAAAATGTATTTGATGACATAGTTGTCGAATACAAAGAAGGAGTAATGAAAATTTCAGTTAAAGAAAAACCTTTTATAGACAAAATAGAGATAAAAGGAAATGAACATTTTAGCGAAAGTTTTTTCAAAAAATTACTTACTTTTAAAAAAGGTGACAGATTAAAAGAAATTGAGATCAAAAAAAATCAGCTTAATATAGAAGAAGAACTTAAAAAACGGGGATTTATAAATTGCCGAATTCGGATAGAAAAAAACTTTAATGAAAACTATGTCAATATAACGATTTATGTAAATGAAGGTGAACCATTGAGAATAAAAAATATAAAATGGGAAGGGAATTTTGATGAATATATTAAAAATCTTTTTTCTTTGAACGTGGGAGATCCTTTTGATAAAGTATTACTTGAAGATTTCATTAAAAACATGAAGAAATATTTTGCAAAACAGGGATTGGTTGGCTCTGAAATTACTTATTCCTTTAAAGATGGAGAACTTACTTTAATAATTAAAGAAGGTAAAAAACTGGATTTAGAATTTAATGGTGTTGATTCTCTAAGTGAGAATGATTTGAAAAATATAGCAATGGCTCATTTTCAGGATAAAGTAAATGACAATATTATAAAAGACACCATAAATAGTTTGATTACTTTCTACAGAGCTAATGGTTTTATTGATGTGAAAATCATTCCTTTAATGGAAGAGGAGGAAAACAAATGGAAAATAACATACTTTGTAAAGGAAGGTGACAGAAGAACCATTGAAAAAATTGAAATTCAGACAGAAGTTTCTCAGGAAGAAATAAAAAATATTCTTGCAAATAAAGAAGGTTATCCATTTAATCCAGAAGAATTAGAAAATGACAGACAAAGAATTGAAGATTATTTTAAAACAAAAGGATATTATTTTGCTCAGGTTTTACCGCCGCAGATAGAAGAAAAAGATAATAAGGTAAAAATTTTGTTTAAAGTGCAAAAAGGGAAACAGATTAAAATAAAAAACATTGATATAGAAGTGAATGATAATTTATTAAAGTCAGAAATTCAAAAATTAGTTAAAACATATGAGGACTATCCATTCAATGAAGCAATTTTTCTCGAAATAAAAAGAAAAATCAGGGAAGTTTATTTAAAAAATGGATATTCTGATGCAACTATTGAAGGAAAATATGAAATAAAGGACTCTAATGCATATATAAATTTAAAGATTGAACCAGGCAATAAAAAATATTTTGGTAAATCAATTATTCTTGGTAATGAAAAAACGAAAACTAAATTTATTTATCAAAGACTTCTACCAAAAGAGAATAAACCATATGATCCTTATACATTAGAGGAAGAAAGACAAACTCTTTATAAAACAGGCCTTTTTTCTCGTATAGATATAAAGCCTCAGCCTCAGGATGGAACAGTAGATTTAATTTATAATTTTGAAGAAACTCCAGCAGGAGCTTTTGAATTCGGTTTTGGATATGGAGAATATGAAAAGGCAAAAGGTTTTGCAGAACTTTCTTATATAAATCTATTCGGCATGAATAAACAGATATTTTCAAGAATTGAACTAAGCAGCTTAGAAAAACGAAGTTACATAACCTATGTTGACCCATGGATGTGGAAAGACCTTACCTTTAAATCATCATTACTTTTTGAAAGAAGTGATATTAAAAACATTGATACAAAAGATATTATTTACAAATTAAAGAGATATAGCGCATCTGCTGGGTTTGAAAAAAAATTTTTTGAGTCTTTCAAGGCTGAAATCCTTTATGAAGCAACATATTCAAAAACATGGGATGTTATGCCCGAGGTTGTTATTTCTGATCAAGATATTGGAGAATTGTTTATAAGTGGAATAAAAGCTTCATTAATTTATGACAGTAGAGACAATCCGTTTGATCCGACAAAAGGATGGCTCGCAGGAGTTACATCAAAACTAAGCAACGAATTTTTGGGTTCCGAAATTAATTTTATGAAATCTTCATTTTATGTTAACAAATATACAGAATTAACAAAAGGTCTTGTTCTGGCAACTTCTTTAAGAGGTGGATGGGCATGGCTTTACGGAAAAACGGAAAATTTGCCAATTTCTGAAAGATTCTTTCTTGGAGGAAGAGATACTGTAAGGGGCTATGCTCAGAATACACTTGGACCAAAACAGAATAATCAACCAACAGGTGGAAATGCATTTTTAATGGGAAATCTTGAATTTAGAACCTATCTTGGTAAAAACTTTTTTATAGTTAATTTTCTTGATTTTGGTAATATCTGGAAAAGAGTAGGGGATGTAGATGTTTCAAATCTTAAATATACTACAGGAGTTGGACTGAGATATAAAACTCCTGTTGGTCCCTTAAGGATAGATTATGGATATAAACTAAATAGACAGGCAGGTGAATCACATGGTGAAATTCATTTTAGCATCGGTCACGCTTTTTAA